Part of the Catalinimonas alkaloidigena genome is shown below.
AAAAATTAGCGACAAAAAAATGGCCCTTTCAGCTGTTCTATTGGGATTATACTATTGGCATTGTCTTACTTGCTTTGATTTTTGGGCTTACGCTGGGCAACAATGGAGGAGAAGGCCGGGGCTTTTTTGAGGATTTATCTCAGGCTAATACTGAAGCCCTGCAATCTGCTTTTATTGGAGGTGTAGTTTTCAACATTGCCAATCTACTGCTGGTAGCCGCGATTGATCTGGCGGGCATGGCAGTAGCTTTTCCTATCGGAATCGGGCTGGCTTTGGTATTGGGAGTCATTGTCAACTATGTAGCGGTCCCTGTTGGAGACCCTGTTTTACTTTTTATAGGTGTAGCCCTGGTCACGGTGGCTATCGTATTGGATGCCCTTGCCTATCGGCAAAAATCCGGAGGGGTAGGCGTTACGACCAAAGGAATAATGATTTCATTGATTGCCGGCATCCTGATGGGCTTCTTTTTCCGTTTTGTGGCAGCAGCAACTATTCAGAACTTTGCCAATCCTGAGCCGGGTCTGATGACGCCTTTCAGCTCCGTTTTTATCTTTTCCATTGGTATTTTTATTTCCAACTTCCTCTGGAATACCATCTTTATGTATCGCCCGATATCGGGGGAAAAGGTAAGCTATCAACAGTATTTTTCGCAAGGGAATACACGTTTACACCTGATTGGTATTTTAGGCGGAGTGATCTGGTGTGTGGGTATGTCTTTCAGTATGCTGGCTTCCGAGCAGGCAGGCTTTGCCATCAGCTACGGTTTGGGGCAGGGAGCTACCATGATCGCTGCCATCTGGGGCGTATTCATCTGGAAAGAATTTGCCGGCACCTCTTCCAAAACCAAACGCCTGCTCGCTACTATGTTTGTCTTCTTTACCATCGGTCTGGCCCTCATCATCCTCGCAAGATTGAATTAATGATTGATGACTAATGATGAATGAGTTAACTTCGTTCATTAACCAAATCGTTAATCATCATTCATTGACCATCAAATATGTCTCGTCTTATCTTATTCAATAAACCCTTCCAGGTACTTTGCCAGTTTTCTCCCGAAGGAGATAAGCAAACACTCAAGGACTATATATCCATCCCCAAAGTATATCCTGCCGGCAGACTGGATTATGATAGCGAAGGATTGTTACTACTAACCGATGCGGGTTATCTGCAACACCTGATCAGCGATCCTAAACATAAAATGAGCAAGACCTATTGGGCGCAGGTAGAACGAGTTCCTGACGATCAGGCGCTACAGCAGCTTTCTGAAGGAGTGATGATGAAGGATGGACTGACCAAACCCGCCCAGGCAAAATTGATTGATGAGCCCGAGTTATGGCCTCGTAATCCCCCAATCAGGGAACGTAAAAATATTCCAACCGCCTGGGTAGAACTTGAAATCAGCGAAGGTAAAAACCGGCAGGTACGCCGTATGACGGCCGCAGTGGGCTTTCCAACCCTTAGATTGATTCGTCAGTCAGTGGGTCCCTGGGCTTTACAAAACTTACAGCCGGGAGAGTGGGTAGAGGTCCCCTGCCCCAAAAACAAGCAGGAATTGGATAAGTTGATGAAAAGATCCACCTAACTTCATCATCGTATTTTTTTTGTCCTACAAAATTCATAACTAAAATACTGGTTTAAGCAATGCCACATTCCTCATTAACCTAATAAAATAGCGAATGGTGAGTACTCAGTATTTGAATATTTTGAAGCATTATATATCTTCAAAACTTATCCTAACCTAACCGACCATGAAAAAAGTAACCATCACTTGTCTGATGCTTCTTTGTGTGCTCACTACCTACGCACAGAAGAAGCCAAAAATTAACGCCAAAAAGAAAGCAGTTATCGCTTCGGTAGAAAGTAAGAAGGACCAGCTTACCGAGCTGAGCGATAAAATATGGGCTTATGAAGAAGTTGCTTTTCAGGAAACCCAATCGGCTAAAGCACTGGCCGACTTCGCCGAAGCTCAGGGCTTTAAAGTCACCCGTGGCGTCGCGGGAATTCCTACTGGTTTCACTGCTGAGTTTGGCTCTGGAGAACCAGTCATTGGCATACTGGGGGAGTTTGACGCGCTTCCTGGTTTATCCCAAAAAACAGTTCCCTACAAAGATCCTCGTAATGTAGGCGCTCCCGGTCATGGCTGCGGACATAATTTGTTTGGTGTAGCTTCTCTGGGAGCAGCTACCGCCATCAAAGAACTGATTGAGGCGGGAGAACTGGAAGGCACGGTGCGTTTTTATGGCACACCTGCCGAAGAGAAGTTTTTTGGTAAGCTTTGGATGGTACGCGAAGGCCTCTTTGATGATGTGGATGTGGTGATGGACTGGCACCCGGGTGCTGAGACCAAAGCCAATGTGCAGAAAGGACTGGCGCTGGTAGACTTTATCGTTGAGTTTGAAGGACAGGCAGCACACGCTTCCGGTGACCCCTGGAACGGGCGCAGTGCTTCTGATGCGCTGGAGTTGTATACCACTGGGATCAATTATTATCGCGAGCATATCAAACCTACCGTGCGTATCCACTACCACATACAGGATGGCGGACAGGTCGTCAATGTAGTACCGGATTACGCTAAAATCTGGACCAGAGTAAGAGACACCAATCGTGAGGGGATGGAAAAAGTATGGAAGCATGTGGAACGTATCGCTGAGGGTGCCTCCATCATGGCTGATGTAGATTATAAAATCAATTTGGTGTCCGGTGTGCATGAAGTGCTGGTGAACCGTACTGGCGCAGGCGCTTTACAGGCGAACCTGGAATATCTGGGCGCCATTGAGTATACTGATGAAGAGCAGGACTTTGCCAAAAAGATACAGGAAGCTACCGGCTCAGAAGTGGTTGGCATAGAATCAGTCATTGAGCCTATGGAAGAGACTTTGGAGAATCCTATGGGCGGCTCTACCGATGTGGGTGATGTAAGCTATGTGGTGCCAACGATTCGCCTGAGCGCGACGACTGCACCCAAAGGGACACCCTGGCATTCCTGGGCAGTAGTAGCCTGCGGAGGAATGTCTATCGGGCACAAAGGGATGGAATACGCTGCCAAAGCCCTTTCCATGACCATGGTAGATTTGTTTGAAGAAGAAAAATTAAGAGAAGACATCAAAGCTGAATTTAAGGAGCGCAAAGGAGATTACGAATACAAAGGCATCGTACCTGATGGACCACCCCCAATTGGTGCGAATTGAAATTTATAGTTTTACTAGGAGTTTATGAAAAAACAAAGCAAGGCCTCATGGAATCAACTCTATGTTCTTTTAACCTTTGTAGCTATTATCATAACTTTAGCTATCTATTTTAACAAAGATTTTAAGCAGAAACTATCTGAAAATAGTGCCTATACAACAGCAAAAGTAATTGATATAGAAGAAAGATTTCAAAAAGGGCTTTTTATTAAATACCAATATTATGTTAATGGACAACATTATACTTCATATATACACTTGCCTAAAAAAGTCCATAACATACAGGTAGGAGATGAACTTGAACTACATTATGCAGTAGAAAAACCGGAATATAATGAGGTTGTATTTGATAATATGAGTTACTAAAGTACTAAGCCTCCTATCGGAACTAACTAACGATGAATAGAAGAGGCGTTGAAAATTCTGCGCCTCTTACTAGCACATTTAGTTTCTGTATAGGGTTACTCTCTGATCTTTTTACGCTGGCTGGTCAGCGACCGCATGTTTGACAACATCATCATAAGCCAGCTCGAGTTCAAATACTTCTGAAATAAAAAAAGTGCAGCCCCTGACTGCACTTTCTTTGTTTTATACTACTTTGATTAGCGGATGCTAATACTTTTTGAGTATGCAAGCTTACTGTTTCTTATGCTTAATTTGTATTGCGTATTGTTTATGCGGGATACATCTAATCCTCTTGCAAATACCTCCTGGGAAGACACATCGGTTTGATAGATCACATGGCCATATCTATTGTAAAGCTTAAGTGTGAGAGCAGACTCCATAGGGTTTTTGAATACCACTCTGATCATACCGGGCTCAGTTCTGATCACCGGCTTAAAATACACACTCTTTTTTTCTTCTTGTATTGTGAATTTCTGAGAAGTGGTGCCTTCTTTGGTTTTCACCTCAACAGTATATTCCCCGCTGGCTACCTGAGAAAAATCATACGCTCTTGCAAAAAATGAGCTTTTATGAATCGTCTCTGCATGCAATAACCGCCCTTTTTTATCCTTGATTTTTAGGAAAGACTTCTTTCCCTCAACAAGATTATCAACTTTGATAAAAGCTTTTTTCTGATTGCCTGAAGAAGCATTGACAGTAACACTAAGTTGTGTGCCTGATTTGTACGGATTTTTGGGGGTTGCCATACTTGTGTGGATCATTGCGCTCAGCAATAAAGCCACTAATACTAATTTTTTCATGATTGTCTATTTGAGTTAATGTTGTATCCATACTTAGACACATCCTTTGCCAAAAGTAAAAACAGCCAAATTATTGAAAATAAGCATGTTACACCCAAATCTCCTGTACATAAACGGACAATTCGCTGTACACTTTTGGAAAGCCGTTACTGAAAAAATAGGCTTGAGAGGGCAAAAAAAAAGCCAACAGTATTTGCGTACCCTTGGCCCAAGTTATTAAATATTTATTCACTCCGTAGCGAACGCACCGGATTGGCGGACGCTGCTCTTGCTGACTGCCAGCTTACGGTTAGCCAGGCGATCAACAAAGCTGTCAAACCAGCTAAAATAAATATCCATGGCCCTATGCTAATGCGGAAAGCAAAGCCCTCCAGCCACCAGTCCATGATAAAATAAGCCAGGGGAATAGATAGCACGAAAGCCACAACCACCAGCCTGGTGAAATCTTTGGAAAGGAGGAGGATCACACTGGATACCGAGGCTCCCATCACTTTGCGGATACCAATCTCTTTGGTGCGCTGCTCAGCCATAAAGGAAGCCAGCCCCAGGAGGCCCAAACAGGCTACTAAGATCGCCAAAACCGTAAAGACGGAGAAGACTACGCCCAGACGCTGCTCAGCACGAAAAAGTGCGTCATAGTCTTCATCCAGGAAGGAGTACTGAAAAGGTTCGTCCGCAGCGTACTGATCCCAGCTTTTTTCTATCATATCCAGCGTAGCGCGTACATCTCCGGGAGCTATGCGCAGCGCGATATTTGAACCGTTGGTGGTAAGCATTAGGGCCAACGGACGAATTGCGTGGCGCAGACTTTCATAGTTAAAATCTTTAATGACACCCACAACCTTGTAGGGCTGCATCTCCGCGTTCTGTCCACCAAAATAAAGTACCTCCTCGTTCAGAGGATCTTCAAAACCAAACTCCCGAACGGCCGCTTCATTGAGTAGTATTGCCGCGGTATCTGTAGGAAAGTTACGGGAGAAGTTACGACCTTCTAACAACTCAATCTGCATGGTAGACAAATGCTCATAATCTATGCTGTAGGTAGAAATCATAATATCATCCTCTGTTCCCTTTCTCCTGAATATGGTGGTATTGTTAACTCCGGGAGGCACATTGTTGGAGATGGATACATCCACTACCTGAGCCTTATTTTTCAGTTCTTCTTTTAACACCTCTTGAGTTCCATCCGGCAGACGCCAGGCCCCCTTGATCACTACCACATTCTCTTTTTCAAACCCCAGGTTTTTACTACTGGTATATTCCAGTTGCTGATAAACCAGCAGGGTACAGATGATCAGGGTAATGGAAATAAAAAACTGAAAAACTACCAGCACATTACGGATACCGCTACTTTTCATGCCCGCTTTAAGCTTCCCTTTCAGCACTTCTACCGGACGAAAAGAAGAAAGGTAGAAAGCAGGATAACTTCCTGCCACTATTCCCACCAGAAGCATCAGCGCCAGTAAACTCAGCATAAACCAGGGTTCAGCAAAAAGCGCAGTAGAAATCTCTTTGCCCGACAGATTATTGAAGGGCTGTAATAAAAGGATAGCTGCCACTAACGCCAATACAGTAGCAATCAGACTGAGCAAGACAGACTCGGTCAGAAACTGCCTTACCAGATTGGAACGCATGGAGCCTAAAGTTTTGCGCACCCCTACTTCTTTGGCACGATTGGCCGAACGAGCAGTAGCCAGGTTCATAAAATTGATACAGGCCAGCAGAATGATGAAGAAAGCGATGGCCGCGAAAATATAAACGTAGGTAATATCTCCATTAGGCTCCACCTCATCACTCAGATTGGAATGTAAATGAATATCCAGCAGAGGCTGTAAAAAGTACCCATACTTGTTTCCCTGCTTTTTAAATTCATCCAGAGAAACACCCATAAACTGCTGAATCTCAGGACCTACATATTTCTCTACCAAACCTGCCAGTTTATCTTCCAAAGCCTGAGCAGATGCCCCTTCATGCACTAGCAGATAGGTCATAAAACTATTGTTGAACCAGCCTTCTGACCGGCTGTAGTCCAGCGTGCTCATGGAGCGCAGCATACTGAAATGGAAGTGCGACTGATCAGGAACCTCTTCCAGTATACCGGTAACAGTATTGGGTGTCTTGTCATTGCCCAACAGCAGCGTTTTACCTAAAGCAGGCTCTCTGCCAAAGTATTTTCGTGCTACATCTTCAGGGATGACCAGCGAATTAGGCTCAGTAAGAGCGGTTGCAGCCTCACCTTCCAGCAACTTAAAGCTAAACACATCAAAAAAGGTAGAATCAGCGAAGAAAATATCATCTTCAGAAATTACCTTTTCTCCGTAGCGGATTACCTGCTGATCCTGATAAACATAAACCCTAACCGCATTTTGTACTTCCGGCAACTCCTCTACTGCCGTAAAAGCCAGCGGAGGGGTTGTATTCGTAGTAAATATTTCCTGATCAGCAATCTTACCATTTAAGCCCACACGATAGATTCTGTCTGCTTTGGCATGAAAAGCATCATAACTCAACTCATGATAAACGTATAACAGAATGAGCAAACAACTGGCTACGCCGATACTTAAGCCCAGAATG
Proteins encoded:
- a CDS encoding GRP family sugar transporter codes for the protein MLIIDAYPLAVVMLFITMLCWGSWANTQKLATKKWPFQLFYWDYTIGIVLLALIFGLTLGNNGGEGRGFFEDLSQANTEALQSAFIGGVVFNIANLLLVAAIDLAGMAVAFPIGIGLALVLGVIVNYVAVPVGDPVLLFIGVALVTVAIVLDALAYRQKSGGVGVTTKGIMISLIAGILMGFFFRFVAAATIQNFANPEPGLMTPFSSVFIFSIGIFISNFLWNTIFMYRPISGEKVSYQQYFSQGNTRLHLIGILGGVIWCVGMSFSMLASEQAGFAISYGLGQGATMIAAIWGVFIWKEFAGTSSKTKRLLATMFVFFTIGLALIILARLN
- a CDS encoding pseudouridine synthase, which produces MSRLILFNKPFQVLCQFSPEGDKQTLKDYISIPKVYPAGRLDYDSEGLLLLTDAGYLQHLISDPKHKMSKTYWAQVERVPDDQALQQLSEGVMMKDGLTKPAQAKLIDEPELWPRNPPIRERKNIPTAWVELEISEGKNRQVRRMTAAVGFPTLRLIRQSVGPWALQNLQPGEWVEVPCPKNKQELDKLMKRST
- a CDS encoding amidohydrolase, with amino-acid sequence MKKVTITCLMLLCVLTTYAQKKPKINAKKKAVIASVESKKDQLTELSDKIWAYEEVAFQETQSAKALADFAEAQGFKVTRGVAGIPTGFTAEFGSGEPVIGILGEFDALPGLSQKTVPYKDPRNVGAPGHGCGHNLFGVASLGAATAIKELIEAGELEGTVRFYGTPAEEKFFGKLWMVREGLFDDVDVVMDWHPGAETKANVQKGLALVDFIVEFEGQAAHASGDPWNGRSASDALELYTTGINYYREHIKPTVRIHYHIQDGGQVVNVVPDYAKIWTRVRDTNREGMEKVWKHVERIAEGASIMADVDYKINLVSGVHEVLVNRTGAGALQANLEYLGAIEYTDEEQDFAKKIQEATGSEVVGIESVIEPMEETLENPMGGSTDVGDVSYVVPTIRLSATTAPKGTPWHSWAVVACGGMSIGHKGMEYAAKALSMTMVDLFEEEKLREDIKAEFKERKGDYEYKGIVPDGPPPIGAN
- a CDS encoding ABC transporter permease; its protein translation is MIRNYLKIAFRNLANYKLYTTLNILGLSIGVASCLLILLYVYHELSYDAFHAKADRIYRVGLNGKIADQEIFTTNTTPPLAFTAVEELPEVQNAVRVYVYQDQQVIRYGEKVISEDDIFFADSTFFDVFSFKLLEGEAATALTEPNSLVIPEDVARKYFGREPALGKTLLLGNDKTPNTVTGILEEVPDQSHFHFSMLRSMSTLDYSRSEGWFNNSFMTYLLVHEGASAQALEDKLAGLVEKYVGPEIQQFMGVSLDEFKKQGNKYGYFLQPLLDIHLHSNLSDEVEPNGDITYVYIFAAIAFFIILLACINFMNLATARSANRAKEVGVRKTLGSMRSNLVRQFLTESVLLSLIATVLALVAAILLLQPFNNLSGKEISTALFAEPWFMLSLLALMLLVGIVAGSYPAFYLSSFRPVEVLKGKLKAGMKSSGIRNVLVVFQFFISITLIICTLLVYQQLEYTSSKNLGFEKENVVVIKGAWRLPDGTQEVLKEELKNKAQVVDVSISNNVPPGVNNTTIFRRKGTEDDIMISTYSIDYEHLSTMQIELLEGRNFSRNFPTDTAAILLNEAAVREFGFEDPLNEEVLYFGGQNAEMQPYKVVGVIKDFNYESLRHAIRPLALMLTTNGSNIALRIAPGDVRATLDMIEKSWDQYAADEPFQYSFLDEDYDALFRAEQRLGVVFSVFTVLAILVACLGLLGLASFMAEQRTKEIGIRKVMGASVSSVILLLSKDFTRLVVVAFVLSIPLAYFIMDWWLEGFAFRISIGPWIFILAGLTALLIAWLTVSWQSARAASANPVRSLRSE